The following proteins are encoded in a genomic region of Bacillus sp. FJAT-22090:
- a CDS encoding GDSL-type esterase/lipase family protein, whose amino-acid sequence MKYVLYLFCIILFLTGCTNKEQFATDFTTKEAISFEEYVIPYTFFPRTIQLVGMGDSLTKGVGDELKRDGYIGRLKTELLQYKGIEDVILTNTALRGRRSDQLLKLMNNGEFDYAIRNADIITITIGGNDLMKIVKKELFDLKVEPFQKGLNAFENNYVKIMKKIREINSNGKILLIGIYNPLTVVSNEENEFETIIEEWNSTIEMIAKEDKNACYIPIGKHFDTNANLVYHTDFFHPNSKGYQLMKDSIISSLNNCGFIDEQNRELLF is encoded by the coding sequence ATGAAGTACGTCCTATATTTATTCTGTATTATTTTATTTTTAACCGGTTGTACAAATAAGGAACAATTTGCTACAGATTTTACCACAAAAGAAGCGATTTCATTCGAGGAGTATGTGATTCCTTATACTTTTTTTCCTAGAACTATACAATTAGTCGGAATGGGAGATTCTCTAACGAAAGGTGTTGGAGATGAATTAAAAAGAGATGGATATATTGGAAGATTAAAGACAGAACTATTACAATATAAAGGAATAGAAGATGTTATTTTAACCAATACTGCATTAAGAGGTAGAAGAAGCGACCAATTATTAAAACTTATGAATAACGGTGAATTTGATTATGCTATTAGAAACGCAGATATAATAACTATTACGATTGGTGGAAACGATTTGATGAAAATCGTTAAAAAAGAATTATTTGATTTAAAAGTTGAGCCATTCCAAAAGGGACTAAATGCATTCGAGAATAATTATGTGAAAATCATGAAGAAGATTCGAGAGATTAATAGTAATGGTAAAATACTTTTAATAGGAATTTATAACCCTCTAACCGTCGTATCGAATGAAGAGAATGAATTTGAAACAATAATTGAGGAATGGAATAGTACAATCGAAATGATAGCAAAAGAGGACAAAAATGCATGTTACATACCTATTGGCAAGCATTTTGATACAAATGCCAATTTAGTGTATCATACAGACTTTTTTCATCCGAATAGTAAGGGATATCAATTAATGAAAGATTCTATCATAAGCTCCTTAAATAATTGTGGTTTTATTGATGAGCAAAATAGGGAATTGTTGTTTTAG
- a CDS encoding DegV family protein, producing the protein MSKIHIVTDSTADLSKELIEAFNIHVVPLTIQIDGESYTDGVDINPEEFLAKMASSKDLPKSSQPAVGVFKELYDRLGENGDQILSIHMTGGMSGTVKSAQAAAEMTDSNVTVFDSKFISFALSFQVEEAAKMAKNGESLEVILNRIEKIRSNTNLYVVVDTLDNLVKGGRIGKGTAIIGSLLSIKPIANLTDGVYTPIAKVRSHKQVVSHLFKQFTEDTKGKIVKAVGISHANGFSMATPLMKLIEETGFKNIQVSFTSPVISTHTGPGAIGFMYMTD; encoded by the coding sequence GTGTCTAAAATTCATATTGTAACGGATTCAACAGCTGATTTATCAAAAGAGCTGATTGAAGCCTTCAATATTCATGTAGTACCACTAACGATACAAATTGATGGTGAATCATATACCGATGGTGTAGATATAAATCCAGAAGAGTTTTTAGCAAAAATGGCATCATCAAAGGATTTACCAAAGTCTTCTCAACCTGCAGTAGGTGTTTTTAAAGAGCTGTATGATAGGTTGGGAGAAAATGGAGATCAAATATTATCTATACATATGACAGGTGGAATGAGTGGAACAGTTAAATCCGCTCAAGCTGCTGCTGAAATGACTGATTCTAATGTAACAGTTTTTGATTCTAAATTTATCTCCTTTGCTTTATCTTTTCAAGTTGAAGAGGCTGCTAAAATGGCTAAAAATGGTGAAAGTTTAGAAGTTATTTTAAATAGAATTGAAAAAATACGGTCAAACACAAATTTATATGTAGTTGTTGATACATTAGATAACTTAGTAAAAGGTGGTCGCATTGGTAAGGGCACTGCAATAATTGGGTCACTACTTTCTATAAAACCGATTGCTAATTTAACAGATGGTGTATATACACCAATTGCAAAAGTAAGAAGTCATAAACAAGTAGTTAGTCATTTATTTAAACAATTTACAGAAGATACAAAAGGAAAAATAGTAAAAGCTGTTGGGATTTCGCATGCAAATGGATTTTCCATGGCAACACCTTTAATGAAACTAATAGAGGAAACTGGTTTTAAGAATATTCAAGTATCATTTACTTCTCCTGTAATAAGTACACATACAGGTCCAGGGGCTATTGGTTTTATGTATATGACTGATTAA
- a CDS encoding lysophospholipid acyltransferase family protein → MTKLYTSLRTFGFLFAYLPASMPILHQVKAQKNELSIEKYDELVQQTPKRWASGILKRTKSTFEVTGLENIPTGPVLFISNHEGNFDIPALITYIPKPFGFISKIEVKKIPLIAKWMTEMNCIFLDRTDRRSAYQSINDTVKQLRTGHSILMFPEGTRNKGNGLGQFKSGFVRIAKDAGIPIVPIVIQGTSNIMEKNNNKIRAAKVQISILPSYSVESIQMNDSKIVLEEVYSIISNRYFEMSINSK, encoded by the coding sequence ATGACTAAGTTGTATACCTCTTTAAGAACATTTGGGTTTTTATTTGCTTACTTACCTGCAAGTATGCCGATACTTCATCAAGTAAAAGCTCAAAAAAACGAATTGTCTATCGAAAAGTATGATGAACTTGTGCAACAAACACCAAAAAGATGGGCTTCTGGAATATTAAAAAGAACAAAAAGTACATTCGAAGTTACTGGTCTAGAAAATATTCCAACAGGACCAGTACTTTTTATAAGCAATCATGAAGGAAATTTTGATATCCCAGCATTAATCACTTATATACCTAAACCTTTTGGATTTATATCCAAAATAGAAGTGAAGAAAATTCCATTAATAGCAAAGTGGATGACTGAGATGAACTGCATTTTTTTGGACCGAACTGACAGAAGAAGCGCTTATCAGTCTATAAATGATACTGTGAAGCAACTTAGAACTGGCCATTCTATTTTAATGTTTCCAGAGGGGACGAGAAACAAAGGTAATGGACTCGGACAATTTAAATCAGGATTTGTTCGAATTGCTAAGGATGCAGGAATACCTATTGTACCAATTGTTATACAAGGTACATCAAATATTATGGAGAAAAATAACAACAAAATTCGTGCAGCAAAAGTTCAAATTTCTATACTACCATCATATAGTGTAGAAAGTATTCAAATGAATGATTCTAAAATTGTCTTAGAAGAGGTTTATTCTATTATTAGTAACCGTTACTTTGAAATGAGTATAAATAGCAAATAG
- a CDS encoding dihydrofolate reductase, which produces MISLIVAHDPNRVIGLNNEMPWHIPGDLAYFKNKTMGKAMVMGRKTFESIGRVLPGRKSIVITRNPSYKVEGADVVSTIEEAINIAKDFHEEVMIIGGEQIFRAVLPKADRLYITFIQNVFEGDTFFPTYSSDEWDLVDTSEDFQTPEGITFAYLVYERKVND; this is translated from the coding sequence ATGATTTCATTAATCGTAGCACATGATCCAAATAGAGTAATCGGTTTAAACAACGAGATGCCTTGGCATATTCCTGGAGATTTAGCTTATTTTAAAAATAAAACGATGGGCAAGGCAATGGTAATGGGTAGAAAAACTTTTGAATCGATAGGAAGAGTTCTTCCTGGAAGAAAAAGTATTGTGATTACAAGAAATCCCTCTTATAAGGTAGAAGGTGCAGATGTAGTAAGTACGATCGAAGAAGCGATTAATATTGCTAAGGATTTCCACGAGGAAGTTATGATAATTGGTGGAGAACAAATTTTTAGAGCAGTTTTACCAAAAGCGGATAGACTCTATATAACATTTATACAAAATGTTTTTGAAGGGGACACTTTTTTTCCGACATATAGTTCTGATGAATGGGACCTTGTTGATACTTCGGAAGATTTTCAAACGCCTGAAGGCATTACATTCGCCTATTTAGTTTACGAAAGAAAGGTAAATGACTAA
- a CDS encoding thymidylate synthase has translation MEQYLNLCRYIKDNGVIKEDRTGIGTKSVFGYQMRFDLEKGFPLVTTKKTAFRLVVSELLWFLKGDTNVKTLMKENNHIWDEWAFEKWVNSPNYQGPDMTNFGVRAENDHTFKTIVEQQMEIFRSKILSDDQFANEFGDLGPVYGKQWRSWPGNDGQTIDQVQNLINQLKNNPDSRRHIITAWNPAEVDDMALPPCHSFMQFYVANGKLSCQLYQRSADVFLGVPFNIASYALLTHLIAKECQLKVGEFVHTLGDAHLYLNHMDQVETQLQREPKKLPTLLLSEDKNSIFDFEVEDISLDGYDPHPRIKAPIAV, from the coding sequence ATGGAACAGTACTTAAACTTATGCAGATATATTAAAGATAATGGAGTTATAAAGGAAGATCGAACAGGTATTGGCACGAAAAGTGTCTTTGGTTATCAGATGCGTTTTGATTTAGAGAAAGGTTTTCCACTTGTAACAACGAAAAAGACAGCATTTCGATTAGTTGTGAGTGAATTATTATGGTTCCTTAAAGGGGACACAAATGTGAAAACATTAATGAAGGAAAATAATCATATTTGGGATGAATGGGCTTTTGAGAAATGGGTAAATAGTCCAAACTACCAAGGGCCAGATATGACCAACTTTGGTGTAAGAGCAGAGAATGACCATACATTTAAGACAATTGTAGAACAACAAATGGAGATTTTCCGTTCTAAAATACTTTCTGATGATCAATTCGCAAATGAATTTGGTGATTTAGGTCCAGTTTACGGAAAACAATGGAGATCGTGGCCAGGTAATGATGGACAAACGATAGATCAAGTTCAAAATCTTATTAATCAGTTGAAAAACAATCCTGATTCGAGAAGACATATTATTACAGCATGGAACCCTGCAGAAGTAGATGATATGGCACTACCACCATGTCATTCTTTCATGCAGTTCTACGTGGCAAATGGGAAGCTATCCTGTCAACTGTATCAACGAAGTGCAGATGTATTTTTAGGTGTTCCTTTTAATATTGCTTCGTACGCATTATTAACACATTTAATAGCAAAAGAATGTCAATTGAAAGTTGGAGAATTCGTTCATACACTTGGAGATGCTCATTTATATTTAAATCATATGGATCAAGTCGAAACGCAGCTACAACGGGAGCCAAAAAAGTTACCTACACTCTTACTTTCTGAAGATAAAAATTCTATTTTTGACTTTGAAGTAGAGGATATTTCTTTAGATGGATATGATCCACATCCTCGTATTAAAGCACCTATTGCGGTGTAA
- a CDS encoding YpjP family protein: protein MKKWIKKSIIITVALLTFGLISPDHLIWEHLLDNKNPEKSFHSNVENIGYEQVEIDEGLALTDSISTAAREQSYIKFGERIGPVIQNEFDEIIFPRIQEVIDTTVAKMAQDKVINLAITEQPSGEYHEKIFNIYNNETRKDLIRFHVRTDKKPQDGYYFNFHYHLAEDKYSKHYALGEIYWSKNTPPKWLS, encoded by the coding sequence TTGAAGAAATGGATTAAAAAATCAATTATTATTACGGTAGCATTGCTAACATTCGGTCTAATCTCTCCGGATCATCTTATTTGGGAGCATTTATTAGACAACAAAAATCCAGAAAAGTCTTTTCATTCAAATGTAGAGAACATCGGTTATGAACAAGTAGAAATTGATGAGGGTCTAGCATTAACGGATTCTATTTCCACAGCAGCAAGAGAACAATCATACATAAAGTTTGGCGAGCGTATAGGTCCTGTAATCCAAAATGAATTTGATGAAATCATCTTCCCACGTATACAGGAAGTGATTGATACAACGGTTGCTAAAATGGCTCAAGATAAAGTCATAAATTTGGCTATAACCGAGCAGCCATCAGGAGAATATCACGAGAAAATATTTAACATTTATAATAATGAAACAAGAAAAGATTTAATCCGATTTCATGTGAGAACAGACAAAAAACCACAAGATGGGTATTATTTTAATTTTCATTATCATCTTGCAGAAGACAAGTATTCAAAGCATTATGCATTAGGAGAAATTTATTGGTCAAAAAATACACCTCCTAAGTGGCTCTCATAA
- a CDS encoding class I SAM-dependent methyltransferase — MKTIVTTAGRTNESFIDKAQTIATELSLSYVNRSKKSVKAMHEQYDSDLLVVSKERLEFYANGSNTPFFFHPNSAAFRLKRLLKGESDSFLEATNLKKGNSFFDATAGLCSDSIIAAYATGDMGTVYACEVNEIIAYIVSVGLKNYETDFVELKTCMRNVKLEHVNAVDALKATESNSYDVVYMDPMFEELIEESSNFQPLRAIGQHHLLTLEWVEEAKRVAKKRVVVKAHFRSDLFERFGFHRLTRQTSKFHYGIIEI, encoded by the coding sequence ATGAAAACAATCGTAACTACAGCTGGAAGAACAAATGAATCATTTATTGATAAAGCACAAACTATTGCAACTGAGCTTTCTTTATCTTATGTAAATCGGAGTAAGAAATCTGTAAAAGCTATGCATGAACAATATGACTCGGATTTATTAGTAGTTAGCAAGGAAAGATTAGAGTTCTACGCTAATGGCTCAAATACTCCTTTTTTCTTTCATCCAAATTCCGCTGCATTTCGGTTGAAAAGGCTTCTAAAAGGGGAATCCGATTCTTTTTTAGAAGCAACAAATCTGAAAAAAGGGAATAGTTTTTTCGACGCAACTGCTGGATTATGCTCGGATAGCATAATTGCTGCTTATGCAACTGGGGATATGGGTACTGTTTATGCATGTGAAGTAAATGAAATCATTGCCTATATTGTATCAGTTGGTTTAAAAAATTATGAGACTGATTTTGTTGAGTTAAAAACATGTATGAGAAATGTGAAATTAGAACATGTGAATGCTGTGGATGCATTAAAAGCAACTGAAAGCAACTCATATGATGTAGTATATATGGACCCGATGTTTGAAGAGTTAATTGAGGAGTCCTCAAACTTTCAACCACTCCGAGCAATTGGGCAACATCACTTATTAACACTGGAGTGGGTGGAAGAAGCCAAAAGAGTTGCAAAGAAAAGAGTAGTTGTAAAAGCTCATTTCCGTTCGGATTTATTTGAAAGATTTGGATTTCATAGACTTACCCGACAGACCTCTAAATTTCATTATGGCATCATTGAAATATAA
- a CDS encoding BrxA/BrxB family bacilliredoxin — protein MNAYDEYMKQVVKPMRSELTDAGFTELITPEDVQNHMANAEGVSLIMINSVCGCAAGLARPAVVAAVNELDKKPDNLVTVFAGQDQDATATMRSYFEEIPPSSPSIAIWKDKELAYFIPREQIESNSMETIKDHLSGVLTQIVSS, from the coding sequence ATGAACGCGTACGATGAATATATGAAACAAGTAGTAAAACCAATGAGAAGTGAGTTAACAGATGCTGGGTTTACAGAATTAATAACCCCTGAGGATGTACAGAATCATATGGCTAACGCTGAGGGAGTATCCTTAATAATGATTAACTCAGTGTGTGGATGTGCTGCAGGTTTAGCAAGACCAGCAGTAGTTGCCGCAGTTAATGAGTTAGACAAAAAACCGGATAATCTAGTAACAGTATTTGCCGGACAAGACCAAGATGCTACAGCGACTATGAGAAGTTATTTCGAGGAGATTCCTCCAAGCTCACCTTCAATTGCAATATGGAAAGATAAAGAATTGGCATACTTTATCCCACGTGAACAAATAGAAAGTAATTCGATGGAAACTATTAAAGATCATTTGTCCGGTGTGCTTACCCAAATCGTTTCTTCATGA
- a CDS encoding XtrA/YqaO family protein gives MENIKIDTSTMKLEIDIMVLPPSCVLVICDGKVKLRELPPHGEYKIVTHQGKVKRMRREEGEEF, from the coding sequence ATGGAAAATATTAAAATAGACACTAGTACTATGAAACTAGAGATTGATATAATGGTACTACCTCCAAGTTGTGTATTAGTTATCTGTGATGGGAAAGTGAAACTTCGAGAACTTCCACCGCATGGGGAATATAAGATTGTGACGCATCAGGGGAAAGTAAAGAGGATGCGGAGGGAAGAGGGAGAAGAGTTTTGA
- a CDS encoding YybH family protein: MKILQNYIKATNTHKFDEVKKLLHPNAVYFFSDRNCTTHEEIQVYFENAWSIVKNENYEAQEVHWLFTGSNSATCTYTYFYEGLINDKYASGHGRATNVFVKETGVWLLIHEHLSPLPK; this comes from the coding sequence TTGAAAATATTACAAAATTACATCAAGGCAACAAACACTCATAAATTTGATGAAGTTAAAAAACTTCTTCATCCTAATGCTGTTTATTTCTTCTCAGATCGAAATTGTACGACTCACGAAGAAATACAGGTATATTTTGAAAACGCATGGTCAATTGTTAAAAACGAAAATTATGAAGCACAAGAAGTGCACTGGCTATTCACAGGAAGTAACTCAGCAACTTGTACTTATACATATTTCTATGAAGGCCTTATCAATGATAAATATGCAAGCGGCCATGGAAGGGCAACAAATGTCTTCGTTAAGGAAACCGGTGTATGGCTTTTAATTCACGAGCATTTAAGTCCCTTACCCAAATAA
- a CDS encoding DUF421 domain-containing protein — protein sequence MDFFYGQESLTAIQWILRAIVSFGFLLLATKVMGRRSISQLRLIDFTIALVLGNILAHPLSDEKLGLEGSLITTAVLTILYLTIVLLSLKSNTFRKWLEPNPFPLIKNGEIKYKGLTKARITLDHLLSEARKASIEEIDQVALAIWEPDGTISFFMSPQFQPLTPSDMKMVKNPFCLPLTVIKNGKVEYKYLKQAGKDITWLENRAITLNVPIHDILLATIDSNEELKVYLYK from the coding sequence ATGGATTTTTTTTATGGACAAGAGTCTCTGACAGCAATCCAGTGGATATTGCGAGCAATTGTTTCATTCGGTTTCTTGTTACTAGCAACTAAAGTTATGGGAAGGAGATCTATCTCTCAGTTAAGATTAATTGATTTCACTATTGCTTTAGTACTTGGAAACATATTAGCACATCCACTATCGGACGAAAAATTAGGATTAGAAGGATCCCTTATTACTACAGCAGTATTAACTATTTTGTATTTGACTATTGTACTTTTGAGTTTAAAATCAAATACTTTTAGAAAATGGCTGGAGCCGAATCCTTTTCCTTTAATAAAAAATGGAGAAATAAAGTATAAGGGTCTGACGAAAGCAAGAATTACATTGGACCACTTATTATCCGAAGCAAGAAAAGCAAGTATAGAAGAAATTGACCAAGTAGCTCTAGCAATCTGGGAGCCCGATGGAACAATCTCTTTTTTCATGTCACCGCAATTTCAACCTTTAACTCCATCTGATATGAAGATGGTTAAAAATCCTTTTTGTTTACCATTAACAGTTATAAAAAATGGTAAGGTTGAGTACAAGTATTTAAAACAAGCAGGTAAGGATATTACTTGGTTAGAGAATAGAGCGATAACACTAAATGTACCTATACATGATATACTATTAGCAACGATTGATAGCAATGAGGAACTGAAGGTCTATTTGTATAAATAA
- a CDS encoding alpha/beta hydrolase, which produces MKVVAPKSLTFEGGKRAVLLLHGFTGSTKDVKRLGEYLQKRGYTCHAPMYSGHGITPEELLQTSPLDWWKDAVEGYHHLKNKGYDEIAVAGISLGGVFSLKVAEEFPVKAVVTMCAPIKRNSSNGLFERLYNYAKIYKSFEGKSRDEIIEEIEELKNRPLDSLNGITELTEITCEQLNSITSPTLVLQGALDDQIYKESATFIHEHVEANEKNIIWYKESGHIITVGKEKDKVYEDVYEFLNQAAWSDSIYKYA; this is translated from the coding sequence ATGAAAGTAGTCGCACCTAAATCTTTAACGTTTGAAGGAGGAAAGAGAGCTGTATTATTACTTCACGGTTTTACTGGTAGCACAAAAGATGTAAAAAGATTAGGGGAATATCTGCAAAAAAGGGGATATACTTGCCATGCTCCAATGTATAGCGGGCACGGGATAACGCCTGAAGAATTGTTACAAACTAGTCCGTTAGACTGGTGGAAAGACGCTGTTGAAGGTTATCATCATTTAAAAAATAAAGGATATGATGAAATAGCCGTAGCTGGTATTTCATTAGGTGGTGTATTTTCATTAAAAGTTGCGGAGGAATTTCCAGTAAAAGCAGTTGTCACTATGTGTGCACCTATAAAGAGAAACAGTTCAAATGGTTTGTTTGAAAGATTATATAACTATGCGAAGATATATAAGTCTTTTGAGGGCAAATCAAGAGATGAAATTATAGAAGAAATAGAAGAATTAAAAAATAGACCGCTCGATTCATTAAATGGAATTACAGAGCTAACAGAAATTACATGTGAGCAATTGAACTCCATCACTTCACCAACACTTGTTCTTCAAGGAGCATTAGATGATCAAATTTATAAAGAAAGTGCAACATTTATCCATGAACACGTGGAGGCAAACGAAAAAAATATAATTTGGTATAAAGAGTCTGGACATATTATTACTGTAGGAAAAGAAAAAGATAAAGTATACGAGGATGTCTACGAATTTTTAAATCAAGCAGCTTGGTCGGATTCTATTTACAAATATGCTTAA
- a CDS encoding LysR family transcriptional regulator produces MEWQRLEYFHKLAKIQHMTHAAEMLSISQPALSRSIAGLEEEIGVPLFDRQGRSIVLNRYGHMFLLRVERILKEMNEGLEEIKQLIDPEEGEVSLGFLHTLGTSSVPNIIRAFHEQFPKITFQFTQNHTHTQLKQLLTGDLDLCLLASMVEESSIEWTELWRDELYVIVQTNHPLANRESITLKEIADESFISMKKGYALRKTTDEIFQEAGVTPNISFEGDEVATIAGFVAAGLGFSILPDGGEINSNKIAKLRVKEVTCERIIGMAVVKNRYLSPAAKQFQHFVLNYFLHQ; encoded by the coding sequence TTGGAATGGCAACGTTTAGAATATTTTCATAAACTGGCAAAAATACAACATATGACACATGCAGCTGAAATGTTATCTATTTCCCAACCAGCTTTGAGTCGCTCTATAGCGGGACTAGAAGAGGAAATAGGTGTACCGTTATTTGATAGACAAGGTCGGTCTATTGTATTAAATCGCTATGGTCATATGTTTCTTCTTCGGGTGGAGAGAATTTTGAAGGAGATGAACGAGGGATTAGAAGAAATAAAACAATTGATTGATCCGGAGGAAGGAGAAGTGTCCCTTGGATTTTTACATACACTTGGTACAAGTTCCGTTCCAAATATTATTCGGGCATTTCACGAGCAATTCCCAAAGATTACATTTCAATTTACACAAAATCATACACATACACAATTAAAACAACTACTTACAGGAGATTTGGACCTTTGCTTACTCGCTTCGATGGTTGAAGAAAGTTCAATAGAATGGACAGAGTTATGGCGTGATGAACTTTATGTTATTGTACAAACTAATCATCCACTTGCTAATCGAGAAAGCATTACGCTAAAAGAAATAGCAGATGAATCATTTATTTCTATGAAAAAAGGGTATGCTCTTCGAAAAACAACAGATGAGATTTTTCAAGAAGCAGGTGTTACTCCAAATATTTCTTTTGAAGGGGATGAAGTAGCTACTATTGCTGGCTTCGTTGCCGCAGGGCTAGGTTTTTCTATACTTCCTGATGGTGGAGAAATAAATTCAAATAAAATAGCTAAACTACGTGTAAAGGAAGTTACATGCGAGAGGATTATTGGAATGGCGGTAGTAAAAAATCGTTATTTATCTCCTGCTGCCAAACAATTTCAGCATTTTGTACTTAATTATTTTCTGCATCAATAA
- a CDS encoding conserved virulence factor C family protein, with protein sequence MKIITIEPTPSPNTMKVVIDKELPFGKSHNYKIDNIDGAPIEIQKIMEIEGVKGVYHVADFLALERNAKFSWESILASVENVFGAENDSTISEKPIDHYGEVYVHVQQYKGIPLQVKVFDSESESRYGLSERFINALDTAMEGDKENYILLRKWVDFGVRYGEQKEIGEQIVKELEATFPQSKLQQLIDEKDHPSDEKSAIRVPFTLEQFEASEWEQRFQLLNNLINPELIDLPILAKAIQDEQVSIRRLATVYLGLIEDEAVIPYLEIALKDKSAAVRRTAGDAMSDLGFDQFADAMKVALFDKNKLVRWRAAMYFYEVGTIDALQTLKEAIDDKEYEVKLQIRMAIARIEEGEEAKGSVWKQMNDARK encoded by the coding sequence GTGAAAATAATAACAATTGAACCAACACCAAGTCCGAATACGATGAAAGTAGTAATCGACAAAGAACTACCATTTGGCAAAAGTCATAATTATAAAATAGATAATATCGATGGAGCACCAATTGAAATCCAAAAAATTATGGAAATCGAAGGTGTGAAAGGTGTTTACCATGTTGCAGATTTCTTAGCACTTGAAAGAAACGCAAAGTTTTCTTGGGAATCCATTTTAGCTTCTGTTGAAAATGTTTTCGGTGCTGAAAATGATTCTACTATTAGTGAAAAGCCAATAGACCACTACGGTGAAGTATATGTACATGTACAACAATATAAAGGCATCCCTCTTCAAGTAAAAGTTTTTGACAGTGAATCTGAGTCACGTTATGGTTTATCCGAACGATTCATAAATGCATTGGATACCGCGATGGAGGGTGACAAAGAAAATTATATCTTATTACGCAAGTGGGTAGATTTCGGTGTTCGTTACGGAGAGCAAAAAGAAATAGGCGAGCAAATAGTTAAAGAGCTTGAAGCAACATTTCCGCAAAGTAAACTTCAACAACTAATTGATGAGAAGGATCATCCTAGTGATGAAAAATCTGCAATTCGTGTTCCATTTACATTGGAACAATTTGAAGCGAGCGAATGGGAACAAAGATTCCAATTACTTAATAACTTGATCAATCCCGAATTAATAGATTTACCAATATTAGCTAAAGCAATTCAAGACGAGCAGGTGTCCATTCGCAGACTTGCTACCGTTTATCTAGGATTAATTGAGGATGAGGCAGTAATTCCTTATTTAGAAATAGCGTTAAAGGATAAAAGTGCAGCTGTTAGAAGAACTGCTGGAGATGCAATGAGTGATTTAGGATTTGACCAATTTGCAGATGCGATGAAGGTTGCTCTATTCGACAAAAATAAACTAGTTCGTTGGAGAGCAGCAATGTATTTCTATGAGGTAGGTACTATTGATGCACTGCAGACACTTAAAGAAGCAATCGATGACAAGGAATATGAAGTTAAACTCCAAATTCGAATGGCTATTGCTCGAATTGAAGAAGGGGAAGAAGCAAAAGGTTCCGTTTGGAAGCAAATGAATGATGCTCGAAAATAA